In a genomic window of Flavobacteriales bacterium:
- a CDS encoding TonB-dependent receptor, whose translation MNLAPRLLILMVCSAWSTITSAQLNVRVVEADCTTPVPYAHIQYRVLKEAMTKLVVSGAEGRCSIPVSAEQLSSGVAMSVSFVGYATLHDTLRSSAPVVFTLKRDAAALREFVVTGQYAPGTVEGAVQKLRVIDGQRIQRMAAQNLGDALRDQLNLRLAQDNMLGSSVSMQGLGGENVKVLIDGVPVTGRQNGNVDLSQIDLTGIDRIELVEGPLSVNYGTNALAGTINLITKKSGQAPSTARASVYTEHIGRLNATVGVTRRWGRSEAVVSGGRNLFLGWDPRQSGLPALRAQVADTNRFQQWKPREQFFARANYRWTGDRWGFGWKGEGLHDRIIDRGRPRAPYNESALDAAYLTTRLDNALFAEGRFTKGRRLNALAAHNRYSRTRNTWLRDLTTLGEELSQADGAQDTTRFTLTNVRASFSSAPDSARMHYELGIDLNRETGSGDRINGERTIGDYAGFASAEWRPTDAITLRPGVRYAHNTLYSAPLIPSLNARWRLGERFNLRASYAEGFRAPSLKELHLYFVDVNHDITGNPDLSAERSRSASAGLSYRRVKDRVVYTSELNGFFNSVRDLITIAQREGSSFTYANIGRLRTAGASMGAGWDNGHWMVSVGAAITLRADDLEGGGLGEWMSTPELRGSITRQWMRHGWSASLFWKHQGEQPGYSVGLDGSVQRGSIEAFQLADATITKQLWAKRLTLSAGCKDLFDVRNLNATLTSGVHDAGTGSVPMTTGRTFFLRVELELKRKQA comes from the coding sequence ATGAACCTGGCTCCGCGGCTCTTGATCCTGATGGTTTGCTCCGCTTGGAGCACCATCACCAGCGCCCAGCTAAACGTGCGTGTCGTTGAGGCCGATTGCACAACCCCGGTACCCTACGCGCATATCCAGTACCGCGTGCTGAAGGAGGCCATGACGAAGCTCGTGGTGAGCGGCGCCGAAGGCCGATGCTCCATTCCCGTGAGCGCGGAGCAGCTCAGCAGTGGCGTGGCCATGTCGGTGTCCTTCGTCGGCTATGCCACATTGCACGATACGCTGCGGTCGTCAGCGCCTGTCGTATTCACCCTGAAGCGTGATGCAGCGGCGCTTCGCGAATTCGTGGTCACCGGACAGTATGCGCCAGGCACCGTGGAAGGAGCGGTCCAGAAGCTGCGCGTGATCGATGGCCAGCGCATCCAGCGCATGGCCGCGCAGAACCTCGGTGACGCACTGAGGGATCAATTGAACTTGCGGCTGGCCCAGGACAATATGCTCGGCTCATCGGTGAGCATGCAGGGCCTGGGCGGCGAGAACGTGAAGGTGCTGATCGACGGCGTGCCCGTTACCGGAAGGCAGAACGGCAACGTGGACCTTTCGCAGATCGACCTCACGGGCATCGACCGCATCGAGCTGGTCGAAGGCCCGCTCAGCGTGAATTACGGCACCAACGCGCTCGCGGGCACGATCAACCTGATCACGAAGAAGAGCGGGCAGGCGCCCTCAACAGCGCGCGCCTCCGTTTACACCGAGCACATCGGCAGGCTGAATGCCACCGTTGGTGTCACGCGGCGATGGGGCAGGAGCGAGGCCGTTGTCTCTGGAGGGCGTAACCTCTTCCTTGGCTGGGATCCGCGGCAGAGCGGATTGCCGGCGCTGCGCGCGCAAGTGGCCGACACGAATCGGTTCCAGCAATGGAAGCCGCGCGAGCAGTTCTTCGCCCGTGCCAACTACCGATGGACCGGCGATCGCTGGGGCTTCGGCTGGAAGGGCGAGGGACTTCACGACCGCATCATCGATCGGGGCCGTCCGCGCGCGCCGTACAACGAGAGCGCCCTCGATGCCGCGTACCTCACCACCCGCCTGGACAATGCCCTCTTCGCCGAAGGCCGGTTCACGAAGGGACGCAGGCTGAATGCCCTCGCTGCCCATAACCGCTATTCGCGCACGCGCAACACCTGGTTGCGCGACCTCACCACGCTCGGCGAGGAATTGAGCCAGGCCGATGGCGCGCAGGACACCACGCGCTTCACCCTCACCAACGTGCGCGCCTCCTTCAGCTCGGCCCCGGACAGTGCACGGATGCATTACGAGCTCGGCATTGACCTCAACCGCGAGACCGGCTCCGGCGACCGCATCAACGGTGAGCGCACCATCGGCGACTACGCGGGATTCGCCAGTGCGGAATGGCGCCCGACCGATGCGATCACATTGCGTCCGGGCGTTCGCTACGCGCACAACACGCTTTACTCCGCTCCGCTGATCCCCTCCCTGAATGCGCGTTGGCGCCTTGGGGAGCGGTTCAACCTGCGCGCTTCCTACGCCGAAGGGTTCCGGGCACCGTCGCTCAAGGAACTGCACCTCTACTTCGTGGATGTGAACCACGACATCACCGGCAATCCTGACCTGAGCGCGGAGCGCTCGCGCAGCGCTTCCGCAGGTTTGAGCTATCGCCGCGTCAAAGACCGCGTGGTGTACACGAGCGAGCTCAATGGCTTCTTCAATTCCGTGCGCGACCTGATCACGATCGCGCAGCGGGAGGGCTCCAGCTTCACGTATGCCAACATCGGTCGTTTGCGCACGGCTGGCGCAAGCATGGGCGCGGGCTGGGACAACGGACATTGGATGGTCAGTGTGGGAGCGGCCATCACCTTGCGCGCCGATGATCTGGAGGGCGGGGGCCTCGGTGAATGGATGAGCACGCCGGAATTGCGCGGGTCCATCACACGGCAATGGATGCGGCATGGCTGGAGCGCTTCGCTGTTCTGGAAGCACCAGGGCGAGCAGCCGGGCTACAGCGTTGGCCTCGATGGCAGCGTGCAGCGCGGCAGCATCGAAGCCTTCCAATTGGCCGATGCCACCATCACCAAGCAGCTCTGGGCGAAGCGCCTCACGCTCTCTGCGGGCTGCAAGGACCTCTTCGATGTGCGCAACCTCAACGCCACGCTCACCAGCGGGGTGCATGATGCCGGAACAGGCAGCGTGCCGATGACCACCGGCCGGACCTTCTTCTTGCGGGTGGAGCTGGAATTGAAACGCAAACAGGCATGA
- a CDS encoding DUF2167 domain-containing protein: MRTSFLALGIFASACSFAQGDSIASLDDRGPLDIDSLIAAFDWQGGTIELAHGAAAIDVPPTHKFLNADQAHHLLVDVWQNPPAIADDLLGIVLQAEAGVYDDLPAYVVYYEENGYVHDRDAGSIDYEAKLRDMIHEDSLSNVQRRAAGYSGLQLIGWASPPYYDRERKALHWAKEMVSDDSERNVLNYNIRILGRYGVLVINAISTMDHLDEVQDELPAVLDMAAFNEGYRHADYDPDIDGESSKGLAGLIDGKEQEVKGKLMKLVLIAAGGFVGMLLVIIALWYFFGRKR, encoded by the coding sequence ATGCGCACATCGTTCCTGGCCTTGGGGATCTTCGCCTCTGCGTGCTCATTCGCCCAGGGCGATAGCATCGCGTCACTCGATGATAGAGGTCCGCTCGACATCGATTCCCTCATCGCTGCCTTCGATTGGCAAGGCGGAACGATCGAACTCGCGCATGGCGCAGCCGCCATCGATGTGCCGCCCACGCACAAGTTCCTCAATGCCGACCAAGCCCACCACCTGCTCGTGGATGTTTGGCAGAACCCGCCGGCCATAGCGGATGACCTGCTCGGCATAGTGCTTCAAGCTGAGGCCGGTGTTTACGATGACCTCCCCGCCTACGTGGTGTACTACGAGGAGAACGGATACGTGCATGACCGCGATGCAGGCAGCATCGACTACGAAGCCAAGCTCCGCGACATGATCCACGAGGACAGCCTGTCCAATGTGCAGCGCCGTGCGGCAGGCTACAGCGGGCTGCAGCTCATCGGCTGGGCCTCGCCGCCATACTACGACCGCGAGCGCAAGGCCCTGCACTGGGCCAAGGAAATGGTGAGCGACGACAGCGAGCGCAACGTGCTCAACTACAACATCCGCATTCTCGGGCGCTATGGCGTGCTGGTGATCAACGCCATCAGCACCATGGACCACCTCGATGAAGTGCAGGATGAGCTGCCCGCCGTGCTCGACATGGCCGCCTTCAACGAAGGGTACCGCCACGCTGACTACGACCCGGACATCGATGGCGAATCGTCCAAGGGCCTCGCGGGCCTGATCGATGGCAAGGAGCAGGAAGTGAAAGGCAAGCTGATGAAGCTCGTGCTCATCGCAGCCGGCGGCTTCGTCGGAATGCTGCTCGTGATCATCGCGCTCTGGTACTTCTTCGGGCGCAAGCGCTGA
- a CDS encoding T9SS type A sorting domain-containing protein translates to MRIAALLPAAIMSSAILAQTTVTTAPQNAQQVYYSLSDGVVASTALADWDLAFELTGITGSILLNTAKGHKLYKAPYTLAQWGSIDTTGLNASWPQQHNSESDWSSGAFNQGLTTNPFDLGWGIYNFVTHNITGDSCFVLKLSTGYWKKLRIDGFTAATNSFSFTWADLDGANEQSGSLVRSAYPGKNFGYYSLVTNAALDLEPLAADWDLLFTKYMGFVTQPFPAYYPVAGVLQNRMVEAVQIDGVPTADATYWGETFDADIDVLGFDWKNFNQATFQWEYAQDRTYFVKDRSGSIWKIVFVSYGGSANGNFVFNQELVGQASVDEAGRSSALAIAPNPAVSTTNLIIASEARSAQLSIIDMNGRVVGQQSLTGLSGLVQRPIDVSALPAGLYLIRVQGDGIDATMRLVKE, encoded by the coding sequence ATGCGCATCGCTGCACTTCTCCCCGCCGCCATCATGAGCTCGGCGATCCTCGCCCAAACCACCGTCACCACTGCTCCGCAGAACGCGCAGCAGGTCTATTACAGCCTCAGCGACGGCGTGGTCGCCAGCACGGCCCTCGCCGATTGGGACCTCGCCTTCGAGCTCACCGGCATCACCGGCAGCATCCTGCTGAACACCGCCAAAGGGCACAAGCTGTACAAGGCGCCCTACACGCTCGCGCAATGGGGCAGCATAGACACCACCGGCCTCAATGCTTCCTGGCCCCAACAGCACAACAGCGAGTCCGATTGGAGCAGCGGCGCGTTCAATCAGGGCCTCACCACGAATCCCTTCGACCTCGGCTGGGGCATCTACAACTTCGTCACGCACAACATCACCGGCGATAGCTGCTTCGTGCTGAAGCTGAGCACCGGCTATTGGAAGAAGCTGCGCATCGATGGATTCACGGCCGCCACCAATAGCTTCTCCTTCACGTGGGCCGACCTCGATGGCGCGAACGAGCAGAGCGGCAGCCTGGTGCGCTCCGCCTATCCCGGCAAGAACTTCGGCTACTACAGCCTCGTCACCAACGCTGCCCTCGACCTCGAGCCCCTCGCTGCCGACTGGGACCTGCTCTTCACCAAATACATGGGCTTTGTAACCCAGCCCTTCCCGGCATACTATCCGGTGGCGGGCGTGCTGCAGAACAGGATGGTCGAAGCTGTCCAGATCGACGGCGTGCCCACGGCCGATGCAACTTATTGGGGCGAGACCTTCGATGCCGATATCGATGTGCTCGGCTTTGATTGGAAGAACTTCAACCAAGCCACCTTCCAATGGGAGTACGCGCAGGACCGCACCTACTTCGTGAAGGACCGCAGCGGCTCCATCTGGAAGATCGTCTTCGTGAGCTACGGCGGAAGCGCCAATGGCAATTTCGTTTTCAATCAGGAGCTCGTCGGACAGGCGTCGGTGGATGAAGCCGGCCGCAGCAGCGCCCTGGCGATCGCTCCGAACCCGGCGGTGAGCACGACGAACCTGATCATCGCTTCGGAGGCGCGCTCCGCGCAACTCAGCATCATCGACATGAACGGTCGCGTTGTCGGCCAACAGTCGCTCACCGGGTTGAGCGGCCTTGTTCAGCGGCCCATCGACGTGAGCGCATTGCCCGCAGGCCTTTATCTCATCCGCGTGCAGGGCGATGGCATCGATGCCACCATGCGCTTGGTGAAGGAGTGA
- a CDS encoding hemin-degrading factor: MITETTTDLKERWDALLANDPKLRIRNAAAELGVSEGELLVTRIDDGVTRLNPEFKAIMAAVPALGRVMALTRNNDVVHERKGAYLNPSLEHGPVGLFVGADIDLRIFWHSWAHAFAVVESGRDGARHSLQFFSAAGDAVHKIYLVPESDAGEYHDLVSRFRAEDQTPSMMVRPAGPARSERPDAEIAAAGLREGWLNLKDTHDFHLLLRQHGVSRTQALRLAPEGDYAVPVQPGAFRAVTTAAAAEQCPIMVFVGNPGVLQIHTGTVSKLLDIPGWFNVVDPDFNLHVREAAITQAWVVRKPSADGMITALECYDAEDEQLVQLFGKRKPGIPELEHWRAIIAKAEAELRLA; the protein is encoded by the coding sequence ATGATCACTGAAACGACTACCGACCTGAAAGAGCGCTGGGATGCGCTGCTCGCCAACGACCCCAAGCTCCGGATCCGCAATGCGGCCGCGGAGCTGGGCGTGAGCGAGGGGGAATTGCTCGTCACGCGCATCGACGATGGCGTCACGCGGCTGAATCCAGAGTTCAAGGCGATCATGGCCGCTGTGCCTGCGCTGGGACGGGTGATGGCGCTCACGCGCAACAACGATGTGGTGCATGAGCGCAAGGGCGCTTACCTGAATCCGTCGCTGGAGCACGGGCCAGTGGGGCTCTTCGTCGGCGCCGACATCGACTTGCGCATCTTCTGGCACTCGTGGGCGCACGCGTTCGCCGTGGTCGAAAGCGGTCGCGATGGCGCGCGCCACAGCCTTCAGTTCTTCAGCGCGGCCGGTGACGCCGTGCACAAGATCTACTTGGTTCCTGAGAGTGATGCCGGTGAATACCATGATCTGGTGTCGCGCTTCCGAGCCGAGGACCAAACGCCCTCCATGATGGTGCGGCCCGCTGGGCCTGCGCGCTCGGAGCGCCCAGACGCTGAGATTGCTGCGGCCGGACTGCGTGAAGGATGGCTCAACCTGAAGGACACGCACGATTTCCATCTGCTGCTGCGGCAGCACGGGGTCTCGCGCACCCAGGCACTTCGCCTGGCTCCCGAGGGGGATTACGCTGTCCCGGTGCAGCCCGGTGCATTCCGCGCGGTGACAACGGCGGCAGCAGCAGAGCAATGCCCCATCATGGTCTTCGTGGGCAATCCGGGCGTGCTGCAGATCCACACCGGCACGGTGAGCAAGCTGTTGGACATCCCTGGGTGGTTCAATGTGGTGGATCCTGATTTCAACCTGCATGTGCGCGAAGCGGCCATTACACAAGCCTGGGTGGTGCGCAAGCCCAGCGCCGACGGCATGATCACGGCCCTGGAGTGCTACGATGCGGAGGACGAGCAGCTCGTGCAGCTCTTCGGCAAGCGCAAGCCGGGCATCCCGGAGCTGGAGCACTGGCGCGCGATCATTGCCAAGGCCGAGGCTGAACTGCGCCTGGCCTGA
- a CDS encoding HmuY family protein, which yields MKSLTFALAAALLSSCLKEELPAPRAPRGDARSTQLCMGAGYANQLWFDLGSGTVVSENPRSDWDLAFESAPDGWRVLLNGARLMTVWPLGPVDITAPHDTTGLSAIRRVDAASLQPDSLAFGDWRGTNGVFIVDMGVSADGEFLGLRKLKLLGVGVDAFQLEWANLDGSGLTGATVPKDPQRAFTSWSFTTGVQPIEPLIGTWDLCFTQYTHRFETYSLDYLVNGVLSATTTRIARATGRDFASITVADTLTFPLRAERNAIGYDWKVYSFETSSYSIVPDLAFIVKDADGYLYKLRFIEFYGPQGQTGCPLFETVLL from the coding sequence ATGAAATCCCTCACCTTCGCGCTAGCTGCAGCGCTCCTGAGCTCGTGCTTGAAGGAGGAGCTGCCGGCTCCGCGTGCGCCTCGCGGCGATGCGCGCAGCACGCAACTCTGCATGGGCGCTGGTTATGCCAACCAGCTCTGGTTCGACTTGGGCAGCGGCACTGTGGTGAGCGAGAACCCGCGCAGCGATTGGGACCTCGCTTTCGAGAGCGCTCCCGACGGCTGGCGCGTGCTGCTCAATGGCGCGCGCTTGATGACCGTTTGGCCGCTCGGCCCGGTTGACATCACGGCACCGCACGATACAACTGGCCTGAGCGCCATCCGCCGCGTCGATGCGGCGAGCCTGCAACCCGATAGCCTGGCCTTCGGCGATTGGCGCGGCACCAATGGCGTGTTCATTGTGGACATGGGCGTGAGCGCGGATGGGGAGTTCCTGGGCTTGCGCAAGCTGAAGCTCTTGGGCGTTGGAGTGGACGCATTCCAATTGGAATGGGCGAACCTCGACGGAAGCGGGCTCACCGGCGCCACGGTGCCGAAGGACCCGCAGCGCGCGTTCACGTCCTGGAGCTTCACCACGGGCGTGCAGCCCATCGAGCCGCTCATCGGGACATGGGACCTCTGCTTCACGCAGTACACGCATCGCTTCGAGACCTATAGCCTCGACTACCTCGTGAACGGGGTGCTTTCCGCTACCACTACGCGCATCGCCCGTGCCACAGGGCGAGACTTCGCATCCATAACCGTGGCCGATACGCTCACCTTCCCGCTTCGCGCGGAGCGCAATGCCATCGGCTACGATTGGAAGGTGTATTCCTTTGAGACCAGTTCCTACAGCATCGTTCCGGACCTCGCCTTCATCGTGAAGGATGCGGACGGTTACTTGTACAAGCTGCGCTTCATCGAATTCTACGGGCCGCAGGGACAGACCGGCTGCCCGCTCTTCGAGACGGTGCTGTTGTGA
- the infB gene encoding translation initiation factor IF-2 has product MSEATEKGIRLSKVTREFNLGLHTVVEFLAKQGHTVESNPNGKISNALYDLLLAEFGKDKEIKAQAQQTVQLRHDRESIVLGTGAAKAEPKAKVKEEANAIVHGAPPAAEPPKAPAPPPAPITEPEVIKAKVEKTVGPKTLGKIDLDATKKGAKKKAEPAAEAPAEAPAAPVQPAAPAAPAAPEVPAEPETIRVNVQKLAGVKQMGKIELPVEKERKPAEKPDYERGKRKRLVKPGPVNVDRAVQAEQRTAPRPGELDENAVKRKVSETLARLTGGKSRGAKMRREKRDQRGRRFEEEQAARELAGQTLKVTEFVTASELASMMSVPVTDIIKACFALGMMVSINQRLDAETLAVIAEEYGFKVEFVGADVQQDVQSEEDDPARVVQRAPIVTVMGHVDHGKTSLLDYVRKANVIAGEAGGITQHIGAYSVELDNGKRIAFLDTPGHEAFTAMRARGAQVTDIAIIVIAADDSVMPQTREAINHALAAGVPMVFAFNKMDKQGANADKIREELSQMNILVEEWGGKFQTQEISAKKGTGVDQLLEKVLLEADLLDLKADPGKRAHGVVIESTLEQGRGYVTTLLVDAGTLRKGDVILAGQFSGRVRNMFNERGQQVQEAPPSTPVSILGLDGAPNAGDTFQVFEDERDARAIATRRQQLQREQGIRTHKHITLDEIGRRLAIGDFKELNLIVKGDVDGSVEALTDSLLKLSTEQIKVNVIHKAVGPIAESDVLLATASNAIIVGFQVRPTPGARKLAETEEIDIRLYSIIYNAIEEIKQAMEGMLAPKEVEKITGTAEVRETFKISKVGTVAGCYVLDGKIERKNKVRLIRDGIVVYTGDLNELKRFKDDVKEVTHGYECGLSIKNFNDIKVGDHVEAFVIEEVKRTLGE; this is encoded by the coding sequence GCCGAGTTCGGCAAGGACAAGGAGATCAAGGCACAAGCGCAGCAGACGGTGCAGTTGCGCCACGACCGTGAGTCGATCGTGCTGGGCACCGGAGCCGCTAAAGCAGAGCCGAAGGCCAAGGTGAAGGAGGAGGCCAACGCGATCGTCCATGGCGCGCCCCCGGCGGCAGAACCGCCCAAGGCTCCTGCTCCACCTCCAGCGCCGATCACGGAGCCCGAGGTGATCAAGGCCAAGGTGGAGAAGACCGTAGGACCGAAGACCCTTGGCAAGATCGACCTCGATGCAACGAAGAAGGGCGCCAAGAAGAAAGCCGAGCCTGCTGCCGAAGCGCCCGCCGAAGCCCCTGCGGCGCCGGTTCAGCCAGCGGCGCCAGCTGCACCTGCTGCTCCCGAAGTGCCCGCCGAGCCGGAGACCATCCGCGTGAACGTGCAGAAGCTGGCCGGCGTGAAGCAGATGGGCAAGATCGAGCTGCCCGTCGAAAAGGAGCGCAAGCCTGCGGAGAAGCCGGACTATGAGCGCGGCAAGCGCAAGCGCCTTGTGAAGCCTGGGCCCGTGAATGTGGACCGCGCCGTGCAGGCCGAGCAGCGCACGGCCCCGCGTCCCGGCGAACTCGATGAGAACGCCGTGAAGCGCAAGGTGAGCGAGACCCTTGCCCGCCTCACCGGTGGCAAGAGCCGCGGCGCCAAGATGCGCCGTGAGAAACGCGATCAGCGCGGCCGCCGATTCGAGGAGGAGCAGGCCGCGCGCGAGTTGGCCGGGCAAACGCTCAAGGTCACCGAGTTCGTGACCGCAAGCGAATTGGCGAGCATGATGAGCGTGCCCGTCACCGACATCATCAAGGCCTGCTTCGCCTTGGGCATGATGGTGAGCATCAACCAGCGCCTCGATGCCGAGACCCTCGCCGTGATCGCCGAAGAGTACGGGTTCAAGGTGGAGTTCGTGGGCGCTGATGTGCAGCAGGATGTTCAGTCCGAAGAGGATGACCCCGCGCGCGTCGTCCAACGTGCGCCGATCGTCACCGTGATGGGCCACGTTGACCATGGCAAGACCTCCTTGCTCGATTACGTGCGCAAGGCCAACGTCATTGCTGGTGAGGCCGGTGGCATCACCCAGCATATCGGCGCTTACAGCGTTGAGCTCGACAACGGCAAGCGAATCGCTTTCCTCGATACCCCCGGCCACGAGGCCTTCACCGCCATGCGCGCGCGCGGCGCCCAGGTCACTGATATCGCCATCATCGTGATCGCGGCGGACGACAGCGTGATGCCGCAGACCCGCGAAGCCATCAACCATGCGCTGGCCGCCGGCGTGCCCATGGTCTTCGCCTTCAACAAGATGGACAAGCAGGGCGCCAACGCGGACAAGATCCGCGAGGAGCTCTCGCAGATGAATATCCTGGTGGAGGAATGGGGCGGCAAGTTCCAGACGCAGGAGATCAGCGCCAAGAAGGGCACCGGCGTGGATCAGCTCTTGGAGAAGGTGCTGCTCGAAGCGGACCTGCTCGACCTGAAGGCCGATCCCGGCAAACGCGCCCACGGCGTGGTGATCGAGAGCACGCTCGAGCAAGGCCGCGGCTATGTGACCACCCTGCTCGTCGATGCCGGAACGCTGCGCAAGGGCGATGTGATCCTTGCCGGCCAGTTCAGCGGCCGCGTGCGCAACATGTTCAACGAGCGCGGCCAGCAGGTGCAGGAAGCGCCGCCATCAACGCCCGTCTCCATCCTCGGCCTCGATGGCGCCCCGAACGCCGGCGACACCTTTCAGGTGTTCGAGGATGAGCGGGACGCGCGCGCCATCGCCACCCGCCGCCAGCAGCTGCAGCGTGAGCAGGGCATCCGCACGCACAAGCACATCACGCTCGACGAGATCGGCCGCCGCCTCGCCATCGGCGATTTCAAGGAGCTCAACCTCATCGTCAAAGGCGATGTGGACGGTTCGGTGGAAGCGCTCACCGATTCGCTGCTCAAGCTCAGCACCGAGCAGATCAAGGTGAACGTGATCCACAAGGCCGTGGGCCCCATCGCCGAGAGCGATGTGCTGCTCGCCACGGCCTCCAACGCCATCATCGTCGGTTTCCAGGTGCGCCCAACGCCAGGTGCGCGGAAGCTGGCCGAGACCGAAGAGATCGACATCCGGCTCTACTCCATCATCTACAACGCCATCGAGGAGATCAAGCAGGCCATGGAAGGCATGCTCGCGCCCAAGGAGGTGGAGAAGATCACCGGCACCGCCGAGGTGCGCGAGACCTTCAAGATCAGCAAGGTGGGTACCGTGGCCGGTTGCTACGTGCTCGACGGCAAGATCGAGCGCAAGAACAAGGTGCGCCTCATCCGGGATGGCATCGTGGTCTATACCGGCGACCTCAACGAACTGAAGCGCTTCAAGGACGACGTGAAGGAGGTGACCCACGGCTACGAGTGCGGCCTCTCCATCAAGAACTTCAACGACATCAAGGTCGGCGACCACGTCGAGGCCTTCGTGATCGAGGAGGTGAAGCGGACCCTGGGGGAGTGA
- the ade gene encoding adenine deaminase: protein MADFSLIGQLVRIEEGRIATARITVNEGRIAGIEEAEGPGEGFILPGFIDAHVHVESSMLVPSEFARLAVLHGTVATISDPHEIANVLGEQGVEFMISNGQRVPFHFFFGAPSCVPATVFETAGARIDADGVGRLLARSEVRYLSEVMDFPSVLNGEAEMMRKLDHAKRLGKPIDGHAPGLHGDMATRYIAAGITTDHECFTTEEARFKLEQGMIVQVREGSAAKNFEALIDLLHDWSHCMMLCSDDKHPDGLVESHINGLCARAVSRGIDVFKVLRAACINPIGHYALPVGRLRVGDPADFIVVDDLKEFRVKKTFIRGQLVAEAGRSFIDRVPVDAPNNFNCAPKHIADFAVAAQGEDLLCIEALDGQLITRKRWMPPTVRGGVCLPDPAKDILKIAVVNRYADTQPAVAWITGTGLQRGAIAGSVAHDSHNIVAIGANDKDLCDAINLVIEHKGGISLADGGHHRVLPLPVAGIMSDADAWTVADAYSAMDREAKALGSTLAAPYMTLSFMALLVIPHLKLSDKGLFDGDAFRLIA from the coding sequence ATGGCGGATTTCAGCCTCATCGGCCAGCTCGTCCGCATTGAGGAGGGCCGCATCGCCACGGCGCGCATAACGGTAAACGAAGGCCGCATCGCGGGGATCGAGGAAGCGGAAGGCCCCGGTGAAGGGTTCATCTTGCCCGGCTTCATCGATGCGCATGTGCACGTGGAGAGCTCGATGCTCGTGCCCAGCGAATTCGCCCGCCTTGCCGTGCTGCATGGCACCGTGGCCACCATCAGCGACCCGCATGAGATCGCCAACGTCCTCGGCGAACAAGGCGTGGAATTCATGATCTCCAACGGTCAGCGCGTGCCCTTCCACTTCTTCTTCGGCGCTCCCAGCTGCGTGCCGGCAACCGTCTTCGAGACGGCAGGCGCCCGCATCGATGCCGATGGCGTGGGGCGGTTGCTCGCCCGATCGGAAGTGCGCTACCTCAGCGAGGTGATGGACTTCCCTAGCGTGCTCAACGGCGAAGCGGAGATGATGCGGAAGCTGGATCACGCCAAGCGCCTCGGCAAGCCCATCGATGGGCACGCGCCCGGCTTGCACGGCGACATGGCCACGCGCTACATCGCGGCCGGCATCACCACCGACCACGAGTGCTTCACAACCGAGGAGGCACGATTCAAATTGGAGCAGGGCATGATCGTGCAGGTGCGCGAAGGCAGCGCTGCCAAGAACTTCGAGGCCCTCATCGACCTGCTGCACGATTGGAGCCACTGCATGATGCTGTGCAGCGACGATAAGCACCCCGATGGCCTCGTGGAAAGCCACATCAACGGGCTTTGCGCGCGAGCGGTATCGCGTGGGATTGACGTATTCAAAGTCCTGCGCGCGGCTTGCATCAATCCCATTGGGCACTACGCCTTGCCAGTCGGTCGATTGCGCGTTGGCGATCCGGCTGACTTCATCGTGGTGGATGACCTGAAGGAGTTCCGGGTGAAGAAGACCTTCATCCGAGGCCAACTCGTCGCTGAGGCAGGACGAAGCTTCATCGACCGCGTACCAGTCGATGCGCCGAACAACTTCAACTGCGCACCAAAGCACATTGCCGACTTCGCCGTGGCCGCACAAGGCGAAGACCTCTTGTGCATCGAAGCCCTCGACGGACAATTGATCACGCGGAAGAGGTGGATGCCACCCACTGTTCGCGGCGGCGTTTGCCTGCCAGACCCCGCGAAGGACATCCTGAAGATCGCCGTAGTGAATCGCTACGCTGACACCCAACCCGCCGTGGCATGGATCACGGGCACCGGATTGCAGCGCGGTGCCATAGCCGGCAGCGTGGCGCACGACAGCCACAACATCGTGGCCATCGGCGCGAACGATAAGGACCTCTGCGACGCCATCAACCTCGTGATCGAGCACAAGGGCGGCATCAGCCTCGCCGATGGAGGTCACCATCGCGTGCTGCCCTTGCCTGTCGCCGGCATCATGAGCGATGCCGATGCCTGGACCGTGGCCGATGCCTACTCAGCCATGGACCGCGAGGCCAAAGCCCTCGGCTCCACGCTGGCCGCGCCATACATGACGCTCTCTTTCATGGCGCTGCTCGTGATCCCGCACCTCAAGCTCAGCGATAAAGGGCTCTTCGATGGTGATGCGTTCAGGCTGATCGCCTGA